The Sphingopyxis fribergensis genome contains a region encoding:
- a CDS encoding ribose-phosphate pyrophosphokinase gives MKLISGNSNLPLARAIADYLELPLTDTSVRRFADEEVFVEIHENVRGQDVFVVQPTNFPANDNLMELLIINDALRRASAKRITAVVPYFGYARQDRKPGPRTPISAKLVANLITTSGADRVLAIDLHAGQIQGFFDIPTDNLYAAPVMSADIQARFAGKNLMVVSPDVGGVVRARALAKRLDNAPLAIVDKRRERAGESEVMNIIGDVKGRFCILIDDIVDSAGTLCNAAAALKAAGAEGVVAYCTHGVLSGGAVARVDASELTELVITDSIQPTDAVNDSGKVRALTVAPLLGEAIKRIADESSVSSLFD, from the coding sequence ATGAAACTTATCTCCGGCAACAGCAATCTTCCTCTCGCCCGCGCGATCGCGGACTATCTGGAACTGCCGCTGACCGATACCAGCGTGCGCCGTTTCGCCGACGAAGAGGTCTTCGTCGAAATCCACGAGAATGTCCGCGGTCAGGATGTGTTCGTCGTTCAGCCGACGAACTTCCCCGCGAACGACAATCTGATGGAATTGCTAATCATCAACGACGCGCTGCGCCGCGCCTCGGCCAAGCGCATCACCGCAGTCGTCCCCTATTTCGGTTACGCCCGTCAGGACCGCAAACCCGGCCCGCGCACGCCGATCTCGGCCAAGCTGGTCGCGAACCTGATCACCACTTCGGGCGCCGACCGCGTCCTTGCGATTGACCTGCACGCCGGGCAGATCCAGGGCTTTTTCGATATCCCGACCGATAACCTTTATGCCGCGCCCGTGATGAGCGCCGACATCCAGGCGCGCTTCGCGGGCAAGAATCTGATGGTCGTGTCGCCCGACGTCGGCGGCGTGGTCCGCGCGCGCGCGCTCGCCAAGCGGCTCGACAACGCCCCGCTCGCGATCGTCGACAAGCGCCGCGAGCGCGCCGGCGAATCCGAAGTGATGAACATCATCGGCGACGTGAAGGGTCGCTTTTGCATCCTGATCGACGACATCGTCGATTCGGCGGGGACGCTGTGCAACGCCGCCGCGGCGCTGAAGGCCGCGGGCGCCGAGGGCGTCGTCGCTTATTGCACCCACGGTGTCTTGTCGGGCGGCGCGGTCGCGCGCGTCGATGCGAGCGAGCTTACCGAGCTCGTCATCACCGATTCGATCCAGCCGACCGATGCGGTGAACGACAGCGGCAAGGTCCGCGCGCTCACCGTCGCGCCTTTGCTCGGCGAAGCGATCAAGCGCATCGCCGACGAATCGAGCGTCTCCTCGCTTTTCGACTGA